In Apium graveolens cultivar Ventura chromosome 10, ASM990537v1, whole genome shotgun sequence, the following are encoded in one genomic region:
- the LOC141691901 gene encoding protein FAR1-RELATED SEQUENCE 5-like — MTTTSRSESTNSFFDEYMQSSTGLKEFIENSQKALKTQYLKKVKTDYDTEQLERRLVLHSSLEMHASEIYTKEMFKRFQKELMKSTCYIVNSVKDNGTYMSKLYLVEKATLPENCRRKYRVTVFMYEKIECSCKKFEHSGMICKHIIHYLDKKQKIKIPESLIMGRWTMNGNKITGPLPYAPPAIGNDGASQPLRYGALCKSFQDLAASGSCSVSRYKY, encoded by the coding sequence ATGACTACAACTTCAAGAAGCGAGTCTACAAATTCTTTTTTTGATGAATATATGCAATCATCTACCGGTTTGAAGGAATTCATTGAGAACTCCCAAAAGGCTTTGAAGACACAATATCTGAAGAAGGTTAAAACCGATTATGACACCGAACAATTGGAAAGGAGATTAGTTTTGCACTCGTCCTTGGAAATGCATGCATCCGAAATCTACACGAAAGAAATGTTCAAACGTTTTCAAAAGGAGCTTATGAAAAGTACATGTTATATCGTGAACAGTGTCAAAGACAATGGAACTTATATGTCGAAACTGTATTTGGTTGAGAAGGCTACCCTGCCGGAGAATTGCAGAAGAAAATATCGAGTGACGGTTTTCATGTACGAAAAAATTGAATGCTCGTGTAAGAAGTTTGAACATTCCGGGATGATTTGCAAACACATAATCCATTATCTTGacaaaaaacaaaaaatcaaGATACCAGAAAGTCTCATCATGGGTAGGTGGACAATGAACGGCAACAAAATTACGGGGCCTCTTCCATATGCTCCTCCCGCTATTGGTAATGATGGTGCGTCACAACCATTAAGGTATGGTGCATTATGCAAATCTTTTCAAGATTTAGCTGCTTCCGGTAGTTGTTCTGTTTCACGGTATAAATACTAA
- the LOC141691902 gene encoding protein FAR1-RELATED SEQUENCE 5-like has translation MTRSLIELLFNKSGIETSKVMKFLSETKGGVENLGFCNQDVDVDDENRVQGLVWVDPRSMNAYKNFGDVVTFDSTYRMNRYCMPFIPITGVSHHYQNILFGFALVRDETEASYKWVLRTWLEAVDNKPPRTIITDQDIALGNVISEVMPMPQIKHTYCTRHISSKFSEKLSYLTTIYPEFKTEFNACVYKSLTPTKFEGRWEKLVEKYDLEDHAWLNDMYAIRTQWIGAYTK, from the exons ATGACGCGATCATTGATTGAGTTGTTGTTTAACAAATCGGGAATTGAGACGAGCAAAGTAATGAAGTTTCTTAGCGAGACAAAGGGGGGTGTTGAAAATCTTGGTTTTTGTAATCAAGAC GTGGACGTAGATGATGAGAATCGTGTACAAGGTTTGGTGTGGGTTGATCCCCGGTCCATGAACGCGTACAAGAATTTTGGTGATGTGGTTACGTTCGATTCAACTTACCGGATGAATAGGTATTGTATGCCTTTCATACCTATTACGGGCGTAAGCCACCATTATCAAAATATACTATTTGGATTTGCACTTGTAAGGGATGAGACTGAGGCATCGTATAAGTGGGTTTTGAGGACATGGTTGGAAGCCGTCGATAATAAACCGCCTCGAACAATTATTACTGATCAAGACATTGCATTGGGAAATGTCATTTCCGAGGTAATGCCTATGCCACAAATAAAGCATACATATTGTACAAGGCATATAAGTAGTAAGTTTTCCGAGAAGTTGTCTTATTTGACCACAATTTATCCGGAGTTCAAGACGGAGTTTAATGCATGTGTGTACAAGTCGTTGACACCTACAAAATTTGAAGGTAGATGGGAGAAATTAGTCGAGAAGTACGATCTTGAGGATCATGCTTGGTTAAATGACATGTATGCTATTAGAACTCAATGGATTGGTGCTTACACGAAGTAA